The Hymenobacter baengnokdamensis genome includes a region encoding these proteins:
- a CDS encoding alpha-amylase family glycosyl hydrolase, translating into MRIFRFLLAAVAAIQLLGALPAWATAPVAAPVRIDPTYWFVGMKNPQLQLLVNAPGIAASQVSLATYPGVTLNGSQKLESPNYLIVNLTISPQAQPGKLKLQFKGAKGISYSYELRPRNQDPARTQGLTQADFIYMLMPDRFANGNPKNDVVKGTRVNHIARDSMYARHGGDLKGIEDHFAYIKQLGATAIWPTPVIENDMPKASYHGYAVTDCYKIDPRYGTNAEYVQFVKNAHSQGLKVVQDIVLNHWGSYHHLFLDKPAADWFHAFPKFTRSNYNAFVLNDPHGSQLDRKLENDGWFDTTMPDVNQSNPLVATYLIQNFLWWVESTGLDGYRIDTYPYSEPQFLMAWGKAMADEYPKLSMFGEAWEGTEAEQAFFAQNILPPVNGFKSNLPGVLDFQICFAVGDALKGDNGDLSKLYHAIQGDWLYTDATRNVPFLDNHDMSRFYSVIGEDFNKYKMGIAWLLTLRGVPQLYYGTEVLMKNFSNPDGKVREDFAGGWAGDKTNYFVARPGQAGEAFDYVSKLANYRKAHPVLSSGKLMQFIPQDGVYTYFRYNEGGECVMIIANNTKEEKKVDGTRYAERTDGFSSGVEVVSGAAITDLKTLHLPAHTAWVVELRK; encoded by the coding sequence ATGCGCATTTTTCGCTTTCTCCTGGCTGCGGTAGCGGCCATACAGTTGCTGGGGGCCTTGCCGGCCTGGGCCACGGCCCCCGTTGCCGCGCCGGTTCGCATCGACCCCACTTATTGGTTTGTGGGCATGAAAAACCCGCAGCTGCAGCTGCTGGTAAACGCGCCCGGCATCGCGGCCAGCCAGGTGAGCCTCGCTACCTATCCCGGCGTTACGCTCAATGGCTCGCAGAAGCTCGAAAGCCCTAACTACCTCATTGTCAACCTTACCATTAGCCCCCAGGCACAGCCTGGCAAGCTTAAGCTTCAGTTTAAGGGCGCTAAAGGAATCAGCTACAGCTACGAGCTGCGGCCCCGCAACCAGGACCCGGCCCGCACGCAGGGCCTCACGCAGGCCGACTTCATCTACATGCTGATGCCCGACCGCTTTGCCAACGGCAACCCGAAGAACGACGTGGTAAAAGGCACCCGCGTAAATCACATTGCCCGCGACTCGATGTATGCCCGGCACGGCGGCGACCTCAAGGGTATTGAGGACCACTTTGCCTACATCAAGCAGCTGGGCGCCACGGCTATCTGGCCTACACCGGTTATCGAAAACGATATGCCCAAAGCCAGCTACCACGGCTACGCCGTCACGGATTGCTACAAAATCGACCCGCGCTACGGCACCAATGCCGAGTACGTGCAATTTGTGAAGAACGCCCACAGCCAGGGCCTGAAAGTGGTGCAGGATATCGTGCTCAACCACTGGGGCAGCTACCACCACTTGTTTCTGGACAAGCCCGCTGCCGACTGGTTTCACGCCTTTCCTAAATTCACACGCAGCAACTACAACGCCTTCGTGCTCAACGACCCGCACGGCTCGCAGCTCGACCGCAAGCTGGAAAACGATGGCTGGTTTGACACCACCATGCCCGATGTGAACCAAAGCAACCCGCTGGTAGCTACCTACCTGATTCAGAACTTTCTGTGGTGGGTCGAAAGCACCGGCCTCGATGGCTACCGCATTGATACCTACCCGTATTCGGAGCCGCAGTTCCTGATGGCTTGGGGCAAGGCGATGGCCGACGAATATCCTAAATTATCTATGTTTGGCGAAGCCTGGGAAGGCACGGAGGCCGAGCAGGCCTTCTTTGCCCAAAATATTCTGCCGCCCGTGAATGGGTTTAAGTCGAACCTGCCCGGCGTACTCGACTTCCAGATTTGCTTTGCCGTGGGCGATGCGCTCAAAGGCGACAACGGCGACCTGAGCAAGCTCTACCACGCCATTCAGGGCGACTGGCTCTACACCGATGCTACCCGCAACGTGCCTTTCCTGGACAACCACGACATGAGCCGCTTCTACTCGGTTATCGGCGAAGATTTCAACAAGTATAAGATGGGTATTGCCTGGCTGCTGACCCTGCGCGGCGTGCCACAGCTCTACTACGGCACTGAAGTGCTGATGAAGAATTTTTCGAATCCTGACGGCAAGGTGCGGGAAGATTTTGCCGGCGGCTGGGCCGGCGACAAAACCAACTATTTCGTAGCGCGGCCGGGCCAGGCCGGGGAGGCATTTGACTACGTGAGCAAGCTGGCCAACTATCGCAAGGCCCACCCGGTGCTGAGCAGCGGCAAGCTTATGCAGTTTATTCCGCAGGATGGCGTGTACACCTACTTCCGCTACAACGAAGGTGGTGAGTGCGTGATGATTATCGCCAACAATACGAAAGAGGAAAAGAAGGTAGATGGCACGCGCTACGCCGAGCGCACCGACGGCTTTTCGTCGGGCGTAGAAGTAGTGAGCGGAGCGGCTATCACCGATTTAAAGACCCTGCACCTCCCGGCCCACACGGCCTGGGTGGTAGAGCTGCGGAAGTAG
- a CDS encoding alpha-amylase family glycosyl hydrolase, protein MKNLTLAASLLALSAFTPPSLPVADTSAPVLANDPNTTSEVPQDNKLVIYQLLPRLFGNKVALNKPYGTILENGCGKFNDINDLALTKIKELGVSHMWYTGVLEHATMTSYPAAGLPADDADVVKGRAGSPYAVKDYYDVDPDLAVNPKNRLEEFEALVKRTHAHGLKVIIDFIPNHVARSYHSDAKPAGVVDLGAQDDKTKSFAPNNNFYYLPGQHFVVPAGYNPLGALKGPGEDGKYNEFPAKATGNDVFSAAPKLDDWFETVKLNYGVDYQNGRATHFDPVPDTWKKMRDILVYWAQKDVDGFRCDVAEMVPVEFWAYVIPEVKKVKPGIIFIGEAYNPKEYNTYLTKGHFDFLYDKVGLYDGLRRLMRQEGTTDDITHVWKEESNGFSSHMLRFLENHDEQRIASKEFATNPRRAIPAMTVAATLASGPVMLYMGQEVGEPAAGAAGFNTGDGRTTIFDYWSVPEHQKWMNHGKFDGGKLSPEQKQLRDFYARLLSLAGSSEAIRKGRFYELQDANNLGKEYDQRKLYTFLRYSKGQQVLVVVNFSDTKTYHPTVLIPDNVLQTIGLDPQRIYAYHDLLNGGEARNSLNLTLEPLSATVLEIKPR, encoded by the coding sequence ATGAAGAATCTGACGCTGGCGGCCAGTTTGCTGGCATTATCCGCCTTTACCCCGCCCTCTTTACCCGTGGCTGATACCTCTGCTCCTGTTCTGGCCAACGACCCGAATACGACTTCCGAAGTGCCCCAGGATAACAAGCTCGTTATCTACCAGCTCTTGCCGCGCCTGTTTGGCAACAAAGTGGCGCTGAATAAGCCCTACGGCACTATTCTGGAAAATGGCTGCGGCAAGTTTAACGACATCAACGACCTGGCGCTGACCAAGATAAAGGAGCTGGGCGTATCGCATATGTGGTACACCGGCGTGCTGGAGCACGCCACCATGACGAGCTACCCCGCAGCCGGCCTCCCCGCCGACGATGCCGACGTGGTGAAAGGCCGCGCCGGCTCGCCCTACGCCGTGAAGGACTATTACGACGTAGACCCCGACCTGGCCGTGAATCCTAAAAACCGGCTGGAAGAGTTTGAGGCGCTGGTAAAGCGTACCCATGCCCACGGGCTTAAGGTTATTATCGACTTTATTCCTAATCACGTAGCCCGCTCCTACCATTCTGATGCGAAGCCTGCGGGCGTGGTTGACCTCGGCGCGCAGGATGATAAGACCAAGTCCTTCGCTCCCAACAATAATTTCTATTACCTGCCCGGCCAGCATTTTGTGGTGCCGGCCGGCTACAATCCGCTCGGCGCGCTCAAAGGGCCGGGCGAGGATGGCAAATACAACGAGTTTCCGGCCAAGGCAACCGGCAACGACGTGTTTTCGGCCGCCCCCAAGCTCGACGACTGGTTCGAAACGGTGAAGCTCAACTACGGCGTCGATTACCAGAATGGCCGGGCCACGCACTTCGACCCGGTGCCCGACACCTGGAAGAAGATGCGTGACATTCTCGTGTATTGGGCTCAGAAAGACGTAGATGGCTTTCGGTGCGACGTAGCCGAGATGGTGCCCGTCGAGTTCTGGGCCTATGTTATTCCGGAAGTTAAGAAGGTAAAGCCGGGCATCATCTTTATCGGCGAAGCCTATAATCCGAAAGAATACAACACGTACCTGACCAAAGGCCACTTCGACTTTTTGTATGATAAAGTGGGCCTCTACGATGGCCTGCGCCGCCTGATGCGCCAGGAAGGCACCACCGACGACATTACCCACGTCTGGAAAGAGGAAAGCAACGGCTTTAGCTCGCACATGCTACGCTTTCTGGAAAACCACGACGAGCAGCGCATTGCTTCCAAGGAGTTTGCGACCAACCCGCGCCGGGCTATTCCGGCCATGACGGTGGCGGCCACGCTGGCCAGCGGCCCCGTCATGCTTTACATGGGCCAGGAAGTAGGCGAGCCGGCCGCCGGCGCGGCGGGCTTTAACACGGGCGATGGCCGCACCACCATCTTCGACTACTGGAGCGTGCCCGAGCACCAGAAGTGGATGAACCACGGCAAATTTGACGGCGGCAAGCTCAGCCCCGAGCAAAAGCAGCTGCGCGATTTCTACGCCCGTCTGCTTTCGCTGGCAGGCAGCAGCGAAGCCATCCGCAAAGGCCGGTTTTATGAATTGCAGGATGCCAACAACCTCGGCAAGGAGTACGACCAGCGCAAGCTCTATACCTTTTTGCGCTACAGCAAAGGCCAGCAGGTGCTGGTTGTCGTCAATTTCAGCGACACCAAAACCTACCACCCTACCGTGCTTATTCCGGATAATGTGCTGCAAACCATCGGCCTCGACCCGCAGCGCATTTATGCTTACCACGACTTATTGAACGGTGGCGAAGCCCGCAACAGCCTCAACCTGACCCTGGAACCCCTCAGCGCCACGGTGCTGGAAATAAAGCCGCGCTAA
- a CDS encoding MFS transporter, translating to MAASTVVASPASLRVKPRLSFWQIWNMSFGFLGIQFGFALQNANVSRIFETMGAKTDEIAFLWLAAPATGLLVQPIIGYLSDRTWSPRWGRRRPYFLVGAILASLSLLIMPNVTALWMAAGMLWIMDSSINISMEPFRALVGDLLPSSQRTTGFGAQTFFIGIGAVVASSLPWMLTNWFHISNTATAGHIPASVRYSFTAGGIVFFLAVLWTVLRTREYPPENLAEFEAEKARTAGLAHGFRESFAGIFEMPRTMRQLAVVQFFSWFALFAMWIYTTQAVTSHIFHTTNPTSADYNKGGDWVGVCFSVYNGLSAVMALLLPLVARATSRRFTHMLALVLGGLGLISIYFIHDYHYILVSMVGVGIAWASILSVPYAMLAGALPSSKMGYYMGVFNFFVVLPQGAAGLILGPLTKYVFHDQPIYTLIIGGISMILAGLLTLRVHDADDIRLPNNMTPAENMAYDVLASANPEV from the coding sequence ATGGCTGCATCTACCGTGGTCGCCTCGCCCGCCTCGCTGCGCGTAAAGCCCCGCCTCAGCTTCTGGCAAATCTGGAACATGAGCTTCGGCTTTCTGGGTATTCAGTTTGGCTTTGCCCTGCAGAACGCCAATGTAAGCCGCATCTTCGAAACGATGGGGGCCAAAACCGACGAGATAGCCTTTCTGTGGCTGGCTGCGCCCGCGACGGGCCTGCTGGTGCAGCCCATCATCGGCTACCTCTCCGACCGCACCTGGAGCCCACGCTGGGGCCGGCGTCGGCCTTATTTTCTGGTGGGGGCCATCCTGGCTTCGCTTTCCCTACTGATAATGCCCAACGTGACGGCCCTGTGGATGGCCGCCGGTATGCTCTGGATAATGGATTCGAGCATCAACATCAGCATGGAGCCTTTCCGGGCGCTGGTCGGCGACCTGCTGCCCTCCTCGCAGCGCACCACGGGCTTCGGGGCCCAAACCTTTTTTATTGGCATAGGGGCCGTGGTAGCGTCGTCGCTGCCCTGGATGCTTACCAACTGGTTTCACATTTCCAATACGGCCACGGCGGGCCACATTCCGGCCTCCGTGCGCTACTCCTTTACGGCGGGAGGCATCGTTTTCTTCCTGGCTGTTCTCTGGACGGTGTTGCGCACCCGTGAGTATCCGCCCGAAAACCTGGCCGAGTTTGAAGCCGAAAAAGCTCGTACTGCCGGTCTCGCGCACGGCTTCCGCGAGTCGTTCGCCGGCATTTTCGAGATGCCTCGTACCATGCGCCAATTGGCCGTGGTGCAGTTCTTTTCGTGGTTTGCGCTGTTTGCCATGTGGATTTACACTACGCAGGCCGTTACCAGCCACATTTTTCACACCACCAACCCCACCTCTGCCGACTATAACAAGGGCGGCGACTGGGTGGGCGTTTGCTTCTCGGTGTACAATGGCTTATCGGCCGTGATGGCCCTGCTGCTGCCGCTGGTGGCGCGGGCTACGAGCCGCCGCTTCACCCACATGCTGGCCCTGGTACTAGGCGGCCTGGGGCTGATTTCTATTTACTTTATTCACGACTACCACTATATTCTCGTCTCGATGGTGGGCGTGGGCATTGCCTGGGCGAGTATCCTGTCCGTGCCCTATGCCATGCTGGCCGGGGCCCTGCCTTCGAGCAAAATGGGGTATTATATGGGCGTCTTCAACTTTTTTGTGGTGCTGCCCCAGGGCGCGGCGGGTCTTATCCTGGGCCCGCTCACGAAATACGTGTTTCATGACCAACCCATCTATACGCTCATCATCGGCGGCATATCGATGATACTGGCCGGCCTGCTCACCCTGCGCGTGCACGATGCCGACGATATCCGTCTGCCCAACAACATGACCCCAGCCGAAAATATGGCCTACGACGTGCTGGCCAGCGCCAACCCGGAGGTTTAA
- a CDS encoding zinc dependent phospholipase C family protein has protein sequence MNKLNKYAPRWQWVAVWLLALLPPPAQAWGFFGHRLLNRLAVYTLPPEMLPFFKANIDYLTVNATRPDSRRTVVPTEAPRHFLDIDAYGDSALTRHGLPRAYADAVAQAGGEDSLLRHGIVPWQVAMMKSQLTAAFRDQDTDKILRLAADMGHYVADACVPLHTTRNYNGQLTSQRGIHALWESRLPELQAAEYNLLTGPAPYLEQPTEAAWAAVARAHAAIDSVFSMERAVSRELPEDRKFGYEQRGSQTIRTYSREFSRAYHRRLNGQVERQLRYAARLIGAFWYTCWVDAGQPDLTEIEQQPSVAEQLQVAQEAKQAAAAPQVTVPGHDE, from the coding sequence ATGAATAAGCTGAATAAGTACGCACCGCGCTGGCAGTGGGTAGCCGTGTGGCTGCTGGCACTGCTGCCCCCACCGGCCCAGGCCTGGGGCTTCTTTGGTCATCGGCTGCTCAACCGGCTGGCCGTGTACACCCTGCCGCCCGAGATGCTGCCCTTCTTCAAGGCCAATATCGACTACCTTACCGTGAACGCCACGCGGCCCGACTCGCGTCGTACCGTAGTGCCAACGGAGGCGCCGCGCCACTTTCTGGATATTGATGCTTACGGCGATAGCGCCCTCACGCGCCACGGCCTGCCCCGCGCCTACGCCGATGCCGTGGCCCAGGCCGGTGGCGAAGACTCACTGCTGCGCCACGGCATTGTGCCCTGGCAGGTGGCCATGATGAAAAGTCAGCTCACAGCCGCCTTCCGCGACCAGGACACGGATAAGATTCTGCGGCTGGCCGCCGATATGGGGCACTACGTGGCCGATGCCTGCGTGCCGCTGCACACTACCCGCAACTACAACGGCCAGCTTACCAGCCAGCGCGGCATTCATGCGCTCTGGGAGTCGCGCCTGCCTGAGCTGCAGGCCGCCGAGTACAACCTGCTCACTGGCCCGGCACCGTACCTGGAGCAGCCCACCGAAGCCGCGTGGGCGGCCGTAGCGCGCGCCCACGCGGCCATCGACTCCGTATTCAGCATGGAGCGGGCGGTGTCGCGGGAATTGCCGGAGGACCGAAAATTTGGCTATGAGCAGCGTGGTAGTCAGACTATCCGCACGTACTCGCGCGAGTTTAGCCGGGCCTATCATCGTCGGCTCAATGGCCAGGTAGAGCGGCAGCTGCGCTACGCGGCACGCCTCATCGGAGCCTTCTGGTACACCTGCTGGGTCGATGCCGGCCAACCCGACCTGACTGAGATAGAGCAGCAGCCCTCGGTAGCCGAGCAGCTGCAAGTTGCGCAGGAGGCGAAGCAGGCGGCTGCGGCTCCGCAGGTAACTGTGCCGGGCCACGACGAATAA
- the def gene encoding peptide deformylase, translated as MILPIVAIGDPVLKTLAKAIPAELPAAELSQLVQDMFETMYSAHGVGLAAPQIGRSVRLFVMDSGPMLEVDEDDEDEPVEVATADEIHEAPIKRAFINPRMVSETGEEWGFEEGCLSIPGVRELVYRNPNIVLRYEDENRQPHEEAFSGMAARIIQHEYDHLEGVLFTDKLSAFKKQLLKGRLARISKGDVKHDYRMKFATTGRR; from the coding sequence ATGATTCTCCCGATTGTTGCCATTGGTGACCCTGTATTAAAAACGCTTGCCAAAGCTATTCCGGCCGAACTGCCTGCCGCTGAGCTGAGCCAGCTGGTACAGGATATGTTCGAAACGATGTACTCGGCCCACGGCGTGGGTCTGGCCGCTCCCCAGATTGGCCGCAGCGTGCGGCTGTTTGTGATGGACTCGGGCCCCATGCTGGAAGTGGATGAAGACGATGAAGACGAGCCGGTAGAGGTAGCTACTGCCGATGAAATCCACGAAGCGCCCATCAAGCGGGCTTTTATCAACCCCCGCATGGTGAGCGAAACCGGCGAAGAGTGGGGCTTTGAGGAGGGCTGCCTGAGTATTCCGGGCGTGCGCGAGCTAGTATACAGAAACCCTAATATTGTGCTGCGCTACGAGGACGAAAACCGCCAGCCTCACGAAGAAGCCTTTAGCGGCATGGCGGCCCGGATTATTCAGCACGAATACGACCACCTGGAGGGCGTGCTGTTTACCGACAAGCTTTCGGCTTTTAAGAAACAGCTGCTCAAGGGCCGGCTGGCGCGCATCAGCAAGGGCGACGTAAAGCACGACTACCGCATGAAGTTTGCGACTACCGGGCGGCGGTAG
- the ruvX gene encoding Holliday junction resolvase RuvX has protein sequence MSSSLPGRILAIDYGNKRVGLAITDPLQLIASPLDTIHSQDLVKFVLDYHQREPLAAVVVGMPRTLLNEPTDSTSAVVGLLRRLRRELPAVPVHEIDERFTSRLARQAMLAGGLGRKARQDKATVDKVSAALILQSFLESPLR, from the coding sequence ATGTCATCTTCCCTTCCTGGTCGTATCCTGGCCATAGATTATGGCAATAAGCGAGTGGGCCTGGCTATTACCGACCCGCTTCAACTCATTGCTTCCCCGCTGGATACCATACATAGCCAGGACCTGGTAAAATTTGTGCTCGACTACCACCAGCGGGAGCCGCTGGCGGCCGTAGTGGTAGGAATGCCGCGTACGCTGCTCAACGAGCCCACCGACTCCACCAGTGCGGTGGTGGGCCTTTTGCGCCGCCTGCGCCGCGAGCTGCCCGCTGTGCCCGTGCACGAAATCGACGAGCGCTTTACTTCGCGCCTGGCCAGGCAAGCCATGCTGGCTGGCGGCCTGGGCCGCAAAGCCCGCCAAGACAAAGCCACGGTCGATAAAGTGAGCGCCGCGCTTATTCTTCAGTCATTTCTAGAATCCCCCCTTCGCTAA
- a CDS encoding S41 family peptidase, translated as MPAPLPSPGDVSSAAPAPARRGRARHYVLLLPVLTLGLGIILGTNPFRPHTENPDATARGYLRYKEILSYIDRDYVDSVDADGLTNYAVAQLLGRLDPHSVYIPAKDREQVDAFLQSSFDGAGVDFNFFRDTATVVSTLPGGPAEAAGLLPGDQLLRVGAAPVAGAHLSTNQLMQLLRGPRGSSLNLLVARPHQAQPQSFHFNRGRVPNVSVEPGMLLEDGKTGYIKVNRFATNTYEEFKAQLADLQHQGLKRLILDLRGNPGGYLDRATRLADEFIAGSRKIVYTAGKDEQFATQTYAHVAGDWEQNPLVVLVDENSASAAEVLAGALQDHDRALLVGRRTFGKGLVQQPIPLQDGGELRLTVARYYTPVGRCIQKPYGPDRATYNRELTERQQRGELSSADSVHFATEQRFRTDHGRVVYGGGGIMPDIFVARDTLLHSAYYTRLQSLGVLRAYALSFYQQHKAELAGLRFAQYQAVFRITDTELDALTRQAALAGMRPDPGAMRRCAPALRNCLKASIARSAYGVEAARTILLDNDLELQQALHVVQDSTAMLALQGK; from the coding sequence ATGCCTGCCCCGCTACCATCGCCCGGCGATGTTTCTTCTGCTGCCCCGGCACCGGCTCGCCGAGGCCGGGCTCGGCATTATGTATTGCTGTTGCCAGTGCTTACGCTGGGCCTGGGTATCATTCTGGGTACCAATCCGTTTCGTCCTCATACCGAAAACCCCGATGCCACCGCGCGCGGCTACCTGCGCTACAAGGAGATTCTGAGCTACATCGACCGCGATTATGTCGATTCGGTCGATGCCGACGGGCTGACCAACTACGCCGTAGCGCAACTGCTGGGCAGGCTCGACCCGCACTCGGTGTATATCCCGGCCAAAGACCGCGAGCAGGTCGACGCTTTTCTGCAAAGCAGCTTCGACGGGGCCGGAGTCGATTTTAACTTTTTCCGGGATACGGCCACCGTTGTCTCTACCCTGCCCGGCGGCCCGGCCGAGGCGGCCGGGCTGCTTCCCGGCGACCAGCTTTTGCGCGTAGGCGCTGCCCCGGTGGCCGGCGCCCACCTGAGCACCAATCAGCTGATGCAGCTCTTGCGTGGCCCCCGGGGCAGCAGCCTCAACCTACTGGTGGCCCGGCCACACCAAGCGCAGCCGCAGAGCTTTCACTTCAACCGGGGGCGCGTGCCGAATGTGTCGGTTGAGCCAGGTATGCTGCTGGAAGATGGCAAAACAGGCTATATTAAAGTTAACCGATTTGCCACCAATACGTACGAAGAGTTTAAAGCCCAGCTTGCCGACTTGCAGCACCAGGGCCTGAAACGCCTGATACTGGATTTGCGCGGCAACCCCGGCGGCTACCTCGACCGTGCCACCCGCCTGGCCGACGAGTTTATTGCCGGCTCGCGCAAGATTGTGTATACGGCCGGTAAGGATGAGCAGTTTGCTACCCAAACCTACGCCCACGTAGCCGGCGACTGGGAGCAGAACCCCCTGGTGGTGCTGGTAGACGAAAACAGTGCTTCGGCGGCCGAAGTGCTGGCCGGGGCATTGCAAGACCATGACCGCGCTTTGCTGGTGGGTCGCCGCACTTTCGGCAAGGGCCTGGTGCAGCAGCCCATTCCGCTGCAGGATGGCGGCGAGCTGCGCCTGACGGTGGCCCGCTACTATACGCCCGTAGGCCGCTGCATTCAGAAGCCCTACGGCCCCGACCGGGCCACCTACAACCGCGAGCTGACCGAGCGCCAGCAGCGCGGCGAGCTGAGCTCGGCCGATAGCGTACACTTTGCTACCGAGCAGCGCTTCCGTACCGACCACGGCCGGGTTGTGTACGGGGGCGGAGGCATCATGCCCGATATATTCGTGGCCCGCGATACGTTGCTGCACTCAGCTTACTACACCCGCCTCCAAAGCCTGGGCGTGCTGCGGGCGTATGCGCTCTCTTTTTACCAGCAGCATAAGGCTGAGCTGGCCGGCTTGCGCTTTGCCCAGTACCAGGCAGTGTTTCGCATCACCGATACCGAGCTGGATGCCCTTACGCGGCAGGCAGCCCTGGCGGGTATGCGGCCCGACCCAGGCGCTATGCGGCGCTGCGCTCCCGCTCTGCGTAACTGCCTCAAGGCCAGCATTGCGCGCAGTGCCTATGGCGTCGAAGCCGCCCGCACCATCCTGCTCGACAATGACCTGGAGCTGCAGCAGGCCCTGCACGTAGTGCAGGATAGCACGGCAATGCTGGCGTTGCAGGGCAAGTAA
- a CDS encoding hydroxymethylglutaryl-CoA reductase translates to MLLKLLYNRGSLHNLPEGRGVAFSIKNRLDTVRLTGLKQVKIGEVVVLDTRIQLDLGNGDLRAGTALDADKQAIELPVGRTITFVLDMPALPEGMHQLRAQFSTDVFGELSVEVEDAIVSHDGRVRIPRSEDDDYAETAITARQQFAEQFTQQEFHHLKNYSFDPQQLKGNCEHFVGVAQVPIGLAGPLHINGEHAQGEFLIPMATTEGTLVASYNRGMQVLNLCGGVKCTVIGDAMQRAPVFVFDDARGARDFGRWVAESLEQIRPQAESTSSVAKLQYIDTYLSNKFAYLRFNFSTGDAAGQNMVGRATFAACSWILEQYKGAPIRNFYLESNFATDKKASQINIMRTRGKRVVAEAVIKREVLQQRMRVTPEQLAYHGQVSNVGAFLSGANNNGAHSANGITALFIATGQDVANVSESSAGVLYSEVTKEGDLYINITIPSLIVATHGGGTGLATQNECLRMLGCVGRGTVYKFAEIVAGVVLAGELSLGAAISSSDWVSSHEQYGRNR, encoded by the coding sequence ATGCTTCTGAAACTGCTTTACAACCGGGGCAGCCTGCACAACCTGCCCGAGGGCCGGGGGGTGGCATTCAGTATCAAAAATCGCCTCGATACGGTGCGGCTGACGGGGCTGAAGCAGGTGAAAATAGGGGAGGTGGTAGTGCTGGATACCCGTATTCAACTCGACCTGGGCAACGGAGACCTGCGGGCCGGTACCGCGCTTGACGCTGACAAGCAGGCAATTGAGCTGCCGGTGGGACGCACTATCACGTTTGTGCTCGACATGCCCGCCCTGCCCGAGGGTATGCACCAGCTCCGGGCACAATTCAGTACCGATGTCTTTGGCGAGCTGAGTGTGGAGGTCGAAGATGCCATTGTGAGCCACGATGGCCGGGTCCGCATTCCGCGCTCGGAAGACGACGACTACGCCGAAACGGCCATTACGGCCCGGCAGCAATTTGCCGAGCAGTTTACGCAGCAGGAGTTTCACCACTTAAAAAACTATTCTTTCGACCCGCAGCAGCTCAAGGGTAATTGCGAGCACTTTGTCGGAGTAGCGCAGGTGCCAATTGGCCTGGCTGGTCCGCTCCACATCAATGGCGAGCATGCTCAGGGCGAGTTTCTTATCCCGATGGCAACCACCGAAGGCACGTTAGTGGCCAGCTACAACCGGGGCATGCAGGTGCTTAATCTGTGCGGCGGCGTCAAATGCACCGTTATCGGCGATGCTATGCAGCGGGCTCCGGTATTTGTGTTCGATGATGCGCGCGGGGCCCGTGACTTCGGCCGCTGGGTGGCCGAAAGCCTGGAGCAGATTCGGCCCCAGGCCGAAAGTACATCCAGTGTTGCAAAATTACAGTATATTGATACTTATTTAAGTAATAAGTTTGCGTACCTGCGCTTCAACTTCTCGACCGGCGACGCGGCCGGGCAGAACATGGTGGGCCGGGCCACGTTTGCGGCCTGCTCCTGGATTCTGGAACAGTATAAGGGCGCGCCGATTCGAAATTTTTACCTCGAATCTAACTTTGCTACCGACAAGAAAGCCAGTCAGATAAACATTATGCGCACGCGGGGCAAGCGCGTGGTAGCCGAGGCAGTTATCAAGCGCGAGGTGTTGCAGCAGCGCATGCGCGTGACGCCCGAGCAGCTGGCCTACCACGGCCAGGTAAGCAACGTAGGCGCGTTCTTATCGGGGGCCAACAACAACGGGGCGCACTCAGCCAATGGCATCACGGCGCTGTTTATCGCCACGGGCCAGGATGTAGCGAACGTGAGCGAGTCGTCGGCCGGGGTATTATACTCGGAAGTGACGAAGGAAGGCGATTTATACATCAACATCACTATTCCGTCGCTCATTGTAGCCACTCACGGGGGCGGCACCGGCCTGGCTACCCAAAACGAATGCCTGCGCATGCTGGGCTGCGTGGGCCGGGGCACGGTCTACAAGTTTGCCGAGATAGTGGCGGGGGTAGTGCTGGCCGGCGAGCTGAGCCTGGGAGCGGCCATATCGAGTAGCGACTGGGTCAGCAGCCACGAGCAATATGGGCGTAATCGCTAG